The window CAGTGTACCTGACTGGGAAATCAACCATATCATTAATCTTGTCCCTCCATATGAAGCTCCTAAACGAGAAGCGCTTGAGCTGGATGATAAGCACGTTGGGAAGACGCCAGAGCAGCAGCTGTTTAGAGGCTTCCCTGTGTTGCTGACACTTAGGACAATACCTGAACCACAACAAGAGAAGATACATGTGGGCCAGTCACATTTATGATGTCAATTGAACACACTTTGAAACTGACACGTCTGTCCGTACCATGCCTCTTCAGGGGCCAGCACCTCAGGTTTGGTAAAGAGGTTCAGGCACTGCTCTAAGGTGAAGTGTCCTGCCCTGGATGTCTCTGTAGCAGAGCCAGGGTCCTCATCAAACTCCAGCTCTTTAGAGCGGACCAGCACATATTCCTTCAGCCGCTCATTGTTCTTCCACACCAGCTCCAGCGTGCAGTCATCAGGCAGCTCCAGTACCGCATCACCTGTAGGGGGCGCCAGGATGATAAAGATACACAGCTccaacaagcattttagaaaacaAATCCACCCAAAAAACCTCTGACTGACCTTTGTCCTCAAGTCTTCTGTCCTCCTTTTGGCTTGAGTCCAGAACTGCTATGTAGAATTGAGACGCACTTCCAGTGGCTGACTCCGAAGGCTGCTGATACCCGGTCACTACAGCTACCGATGAACAAACAGCAATTGACTATTACTCCACAACAAACAAAGACTTTGGCATAGATTTTTACACCAACTTACCTTCAGGTTTTAAAGCCTTTTCACATGAGGTTTCTTTCTCCACCAAAGAGTCTTGGGAGCTGGTGGCGAGCTCACAGCACCCGGAGTCACTGGTGTGTGTGGAGAGAGTGTCCCCACCTGCTGCGGAGATCACAGATGCGGTCTCAGTTTGTGGGGCTTGGCTTTCCGCTTCTCCTGCAGGTGACGgttcctcctcctgctcctgaCCTTCTGAAACATTGCTCGCCATGGAGTCCAGGTCAACATGGGACAGACTGGCCTCTGGAGACGTCCGACCAGACTGGAAAGGTGGCTGGAACACATTGACAGAATACCTGCACACAGAAATGAAGGGTTAACACCAGTGCTGCTGGTTCCTAGTTAAAAGATTTTACTTTTTATACCAGAACATCCCAATTAAAACAAATAGtctataaataaatgctgtaataacTACAcagacaaaaaattaaataaacaataaataaaatgctgttaatgctataaaagtaTGCATATAAAATAGACAACTGGTGTAAATCTAAATGAAAAGAATGCTATAATACAATTCTATAAAATACAgctaataagtttaaataaattataaaataaaacaagcaatttaactTTGTTTTCCATTTATTAAAGCACACATTAAGCACTTCTTCactaccacagaaaaaaaaagatacacaaGCAGAGATAAATACAATACAAgttataaataaaagaatattcAGGTGTGGAAAGTAATAAGGTACAGTGCACAGTgttcactgtatatatattaaatatatatacacttttgttAAAGCTGTTCTGtcgtttgattaacattaatgacagacagcagcaggtatttataggctgctgtccctttaagacctgaagcacagatccaatataattaaacacatttcagtttctcagttgttttctttcaattaataCACATCCAAACAGAGTTGAGCTGTCTTTTGCCTCTACTTGTGCTAGAATGATTTAAAATCACTTGAACGTGTACGAGTACAAATGATAAGCTTTTACTTTATGATGGTTAAACATTGCAATTTATCCACGAATCACATGCATGGCGAGAAGATAATCATACCTAGAATAGCCTTCCAGAAGCTGTGTCAGGCGAGAGCAAGTCAACCTAGACTCAGGCACACTAATTAAAAATGGCAGTCCAATATTGTCCACATTGGGCCGGCATGTGGTCTTGTGATTGGGCCAGTGGTTCTTCTGGCAGGCCCTATAATCAGAGGAAAGAAACTTAACACCAACTAGCCAAGACAAAGTCTCTAAATCCCAAGCATGATCTCATAGCCAGCACAACACATCTATTCTAATGAATACATGTAAACTCACTGATTACAGTAGCCGACGCGGTAACAGCGAGTGCAGCGCTTGAGCTTCTCGTCATCAGAGGCAGGAGGCTTCATGCAGCCAGCACACTTTGTGATTGGGATGTTTGGAACCAGAGGTCTCTGAAGATCAATACAAAGACACAATGAATACATTATATCATAGCAAGAACATCAACTAAACCTAGGAAAATAAGAAGAGTGACAAAAATGGTGTACCTGTTGGACCTTCAGCAACACCACTCTCTCTTTGGCAAGATCTTTAGACAACACCTCAAAGCAGAAGAGCAGGTCACTGGGCGAGACTGTGTCTAAAGATTGAGGCGGTGAGAAGATTCTGTTGAACCTGTTCTTCACCACCTGGAAGAAAATATTGAGGGAACACTCTCTTTATGACTTTAATACTTAATAACTTTTATGAACGTCACAAGGCACGCATCAGTAGATCTGGTTGATTTTTTACCaaatgttattttcaattgtGAAAGAGGCTTCCAACAATTATAACTAGATAATCAAGAAAAACTCATATTCAGAACAGAATCATCATACCTCTGCCAGCCGCAGGTTCTCTGGTTTGATCCTCACACTGCGAGATATTGACTCCAGGACTTCAGCTGTGTTCGAGTTCTCTTTACTCACACTGACCAAAAACtacacaaacaaaatgtttaggtcaaatatttatatatataaaaaaaaagaatatcaagCTAAATGAGGTTGAACAGTCTGAGCCTTTTGTGCACAGGCTTACTCAAGAACTTCAGAAAGTTGTTTTGTGTACCTTGACTGGTTTCTTGTGAGGCTCTTTAGCGAAATAAAACACAGTCAACACCTTCTGCTTTTGAGGTAGGGGGACAGGCAAGTACAGGAAGGGGTCAAAGGTTATGgaaaccttaataaaaaaaaacactgatgagAAAACTCCAACAACCATATTGCTAAGAGATACTGAAAATGATACATTTCAGAATTTGATGGTTTTTACTGACTTTATGAATTTGAATCATAGCTCTTGATGTATTACCTTCGAACACACAGGACACACCAGCTTTGACTTGTACTGGCCCTGAAAGAGGTCAACAATGAAGGAATCATTCCTCATTTTATGCCTCTGCCATGCCTCTTCTGCAACAACCTGCcaatcataaataaaaacaattttcaaaGAATTATTATCATGGAAAAGCCTCCTTATCTTATCACTTCAcatgaaacataaatattaaaatattgtcttgGTATTTGAATTTAAACGCTCAAATGTCCCATATTCAATTATTAGATTAATGACAGCACAGAATCTTTCCTATTAATTTTACATCATAATGCTTTGTCAACTGTCAGATATGAATTCTGAATCTCAGTTTGCCAGTgtagtctcagacttttggactctATTGGACATGCTTATTTAGCAACACACTCTGCTACATATCCAAGGATGCAGTATATGCAGTCTGTTTTGAGACAAAAACAAGAGCTCACTTCATCCTGACAGCCATCTGAATCAACGGTCTCTGtatatggtttgttttggatgcgGTTCAGGTCCTCATGCAGCCCATCCAGTAAGAAAGCCATGAACTCCTGAGCATCATGCTGTGCGTAGCCTGTAAACTGACTGGCCTTACTGGCCACTATAGCCTatgaaaagaaatggaaaaaaacaacaccCTGTTATTATGTGTTACTTACAGAATAACATATTCGAAACTGAAAGATATTGTATAAGAGGAGAGATTTGCTGCTGAATGGATACCTTTAATTTGGAGGGTTGAAATGCATGGTGAGTGCCCTTCCACAGCGCTCGAAGCAGAACAGCAAAGCTAATGGCCAGCCGTCCACCCGTGCCCAATGGATTACTACAGTTAATCTCGGACTCAAACCCCCGGTCTGGAAATAATACACCACAAAACCACACTCCTGGGtagaacacacaaacatacaacaaAGAAGCAATTCTCATCAATCAAATTACCACTGACCATGGAAATAATCCCTGAGCTCCCGTGTGTTGGAAAGGGACTGGATCACACTGTTCATAAAGCAAGTGTTTCCCAGATTGACCAGTCCAGTGAAGCCGGGGAGACACACTTTCTTCTCCTCCACTTCTTCAGCTCTCTCACTGCCTGCAGGAGGAGTGTGGGTCATGGGCTGCACCATGCAGGTGGGCTTGGGCTGTGGATAAAGAAAGGGCAAATCTTAACTAACAGTCCTGAGACCAGTTATAGCACACTAGCTCATCATATGTGACAAACAAACATGCACTCACTGTAACAACAGTTGGTTCCTGTTTGAGGGACATGTGTTCGGAGACTGAGCGTGGGGTCACGGCATCCAGACCCGAGTCCTCTGGGGTTCGAGGGGGTTTGGCTTTCTCCTCTCCCACTCGTGGTTCTTCTTTAGCGGGAAGTGCATGCTGGCTGCTTCCTGGCTGGCTCTTTTCAAGTGTAGAAGGGCTGGAGGGCACAACAACCTTGGCGCCCCCCACTGCACCTTAAACAGATGACAACAGAGCTTGTGGTTAGCACCTAAATATCATGGCTTGTAATATTACGCTCACTATTTACAGCTATTATGCTCATCAAGATTGcattaatttgttcaaaaatgctgtaaaaacagtaaaagtgaaatataaaaaattttaaatatctgatttccattttaatgcattttaaaatgtaatttattctgtgaTCCACAGCTGAATTTTAAgaagctattactccagtcttcagtgtcaccttcAGAATTCAGTCTAATATGTtgattataatacaaatatttttgtgaaaactgctatttatttttcaggatctCTTAAcaaatagaaattattatttttttgttagaaacagaaatattttaacaccattattaatgcatttacaatCACTTTAGACCCATTTAatgtttttcaatattgataGAAACTAACCATATTCTGATTAAGATGTTATATTAATTAGGTCAGAACTATGCACATTGCACATGCATCACTCTCTGTATTTTACTTTTCAATATTAAAACTTACTTTTATGCATCAAACAAAATGATACGATAAATATCACAATTCATTTGTTGTTTGTAGTGGTTGTAATTAATGGATTTGCGGGGTCATACATTTTAATTGCACTAATCAGATGGACTTtattctagtaaaaaaaaaaatggcttcacCATAACAAAAACAGCGATGTACAATTAGACATTTAAGATTATTTACAAGTAATTACTATTAGATATAATTGGAATGGAATtttccaagagggtctggctgcagacttgcacttgcactctcagacttgcattctcagacacttgcacttccgctagtgacgtcacttgcagtctttattttttatttatttatttttactttttgtttgaatttcccaacattttataacagtagccaggtggcgaagacaagaaaaaaataaacaaaattgcaatgtcacttgcaatcgctacttgcactctctgctaccttgcaatcgacacaaattgTGCtcgttgccaatggagacaagaagctgtggtggtgaataaacgcaacgcgcaaagtttcgcattaagcatttttccatatagaataaactctctacaacttgtttatatcactgtctttgtccattaagctacattatgtgttttatttataatgattttctataggaggaaaacgtttaatgtacaacttaacgcactgcgttctgtactcgtctgcttgcctgaacggagttgatccttttaaaatcacttaatgcatttcataatgcacgttcatatttgctggtgtgtatatactttgagtcaacaacaagacatataggctatgcatgctgaattgtctttatcatcttagtctgttattaggcctcATTAAGCgttcgcattgtgttcatagccatctgcttgccttgttgtacattaaataataactatatatcgaatttggtcttttaattgaacttaacgtatcctaatacattatgccatattaagtgtttgttttttttctacaggaggaaaacgcttaacgaaagactttgtgtatagtagtagacctactaatttagttttaatcgtttaatcaccaccacagcgtcttgtctccattggcaacatgcacgaacgtgttgattgcaagtgacgtcacaggtagcggagagtgcaagtagcgattgcaagtgacattgcaattttgtttcttttttcttttcttcaccaCCAGGTTACTGTTGTAAACtgttgaaagattcaaacaaaatgttatcaataaatatatttaaaaaaaaaataaagactgcaagtgacgtcgctagcggaagcacaagtgtctgagaatgccagtctgagagtgcaagtgcaagtctgcagccagacccttcttgaattttctaaaaatatattgctACGATTTTTTTTGTGATCTATTAGTCTGCGTTTAAATTTTTGGCATACATTTTGACAAGCTATATTCTTGTTCCATGCTAGTATCACTGGCGATTGCATTTTCAGGAGGGAATCACGCAATTATATGTGATTTCCAAAACTTTGCTGCATATAACTGACCATCTGTCCTCTTGACAACataaaaaacaatacttttattcaattcTTTAATTCTTTTATCCACTCACTTTACAATCTCTAAAAAAGCGGTCACTCATCTCAGTTCGCGAAATAACaacattccattaaaatcaaAGTTGTCTACACTGCATGATGAATCTCTTATGTTGTGTCGCTGTTAGTAAGAAAGGATTAGCATGAGCAGgcagcattctgaacaaaaactCCAGGGTTTTGAGCAGTGACCTAACTTAAACACTTCTGGCCATTGTGTTGTAGATATCAACAAACATGCGTgtgaacttttaaacagtagtgtaagtGTATATGATGTGAATTAACATAACCACAACTGAACAATCATGACACATTTAATTTGAGACACATCACTATACTGGAATTCTTTCTCAATTTTTCCGACCTGAATCTGAACCAAATGTGAGGAATGATGCCATTCTCTCTCATATAGATTCatcaatataaacaaatatattttaaactaaagaTCTAAAGTGAAGAATCAATATCAGTATATAAACAGATAGTCACAGCTCTATTTGAGAGAAGGCTGTGTAGAGCAGTGTGGGTCAGGAGCCTGGCACCAACAAAAGAACTAGGGATGCTCATTTCAGTTAATTTTTCCGACCTACAACTACCATTCGTTATCCAAATATTAACCTTTAACTGATCAGATTAGAacattaaatttgtattaaataaataatcgaaTGGACGAGTGTCTGTAACtcactaaaacaataataataaaaaaatgtatatatgtgtgtctgtatatatatatatatatatatatattttttttttacatgtgcaaACAGCAGGATACAGAACAATACAGCAACAACAGAACCTGAATTCACACATATCTGAATTATCACGCACCTGCATCTGAATTATCACACACCTGCAGCACTTCTGAgaacaaagaaaaacagaataaaataatataaataaaaagaataaaataaacaggCCTACACTACATATTTTTCACTTAAATAACCAATTAAGATGACAAAACGGAAACACACTCTGAATCCTTAAATGCTATTTGAATGTTTTTCGTCagggataaaaataaatagcaggTCTACCTCAGAACACAACTTATgtagcttttatttgaaataaattaacatgTCAACTTGCTGTGGGGCATAGTCTGGAGTAgagatgcacgatattggatttttgtTTGTTATCGGATATGCAATTATTTTTCAGCTCATTTTGGCCGATAatcgatgccgataccgatatttttacttttgtttggAAACAACACCAACTCTCTCTGGTGCAGAGAtttgaaacaaattatttttttaaattctggttagtttctaacaaaaaaaaccttacttattagaattaaataattaaaaattattaattaaaaaaacaataattaagttCTTCAATGCTGAGAGCACATTGAAAGctttgaaaataactataaatcaAATCTCTTTTATTTCACAAACAGATGCAGTGGTAAAATTTGTAGATGTTTTAAGATTTGTAGATGGTCTAAAGCAAAGGagctgtaaaaagaaaaatctgaaaatctTTTAGAGCTCCTTGTATTAAATTTTTCATTACCTTTTCGGGGAAAACATattacacaaaaatgaataaaactgtatatacaaatttatttaatttataagcatcatgtttgtgatttttattcatgTAAGCTATAGCTTCTGACCTTTAAAATCAAAACATAGTTTCTTCAGGTTAAAACaaccttttattttgatgggttgctgtGAAGACATTTAAGTTTCTATTTTTATATGACATGATGATGTGCTTTAGTATATGTGTAGTAAATTAAACTTTGCCTATGCCCCATTCATTcatacagagacacacagaacatgcaggattcatatagAAGTCATATTTTTGTGGCTTAATATTCACAGTAAATAAAAAGCCTTACCGGATGAGCATTAGGACCCGGGGGGACTGCACGTGCTAGTAACTGGTGACTATCACACACCAAACATGGCATTCTTTAGCTACATTCTCTGATTAAATGTGGCAATCCAAAACAATGAATCTGCCGATGTGATCTTATAGTGCTAGCACACCCTGAGCATATGCATGTTATTCATCGGCAAGGCATATCGGCATAATCTTTCATATCAGACTGACTCATATTTTAAGCCATTATCGGTCGATTTTAATAACGTTCcaataatattgtgcatccctagtcTGGAGTGCAGCCTGTTTCGTGGCAGAAAACACAGGCTTCTGCAGCGCTGAGCATTGTAGTCAATCTCAGACATATCTGTTGCTTTCTtgaacacaatggccaatcagaggtgtttaagTTAGACTCCATTCATCGCTTACATATCATCGAGTTAAatacatttcaacttttcagaatgtcgcaagcgcaccgcgggtcatgtgacaagaactaaccaatcagcttcatcctctcccgtaacaacgttgaaagctcagccaagatgaaagaacagctgatcatagctgtatatggattgccattttgaaataaatttagtagcagagctactgccagcgatttttagagctgcaaatccatttagaGCAGGACACAtacatttatcctttgctgaaatttctgcgtcttcatggacagagcacgtcatggttgcttagcaaaggcagacgcctcgggcgcaactgcccgagcgctttggaaagaaggagaaagcgacgggcctagcgttttccactcgtttttaggcgcgatatgtgaacggcccctaacactgtaaagctgctttaacacAACCAGTATaaattgtataaagcgctatacaaacaaaggtgacttgacttgagtaTAACGGAACGGTAAGATTGTGAAGAATGAAAAGATGAGTGACAGCTTTTTAATGATAATAAGGGGGAACACCTTTTTGCACGCTTTCTAGGATATAACCCATTCAGAATTTGAATACATTCACCCACGGATTCACTCTGATTTATCTAATATTGCCTTTTTCCATTGTATTGACTTTACTACTACAGTTAAGTGAAAGTGTAGGTGCTTGCAGCAAAATATGTAGGCACGTGTGGTATTGAGTTAAATATCTAcagaatatttttctttaataatgcAGCAAAACTGATAGAATCGGACAAAATTCttactttcggttaacggttaaacggtcaatatgagcatccctaacaAGCACTGGCACATTTGGCTTGACCCTGTCTCACACTCGTATTGAGTTACTGGATCACTCCCTGTAGTCACATTCCTTTTCTTGACCATGCCCTCATTTcaacatgtaaacaaaaacagtCCTGCTTTTTCCACAGTAATTATCTCATGTATGCTTCCTATCACACATCAGAGCTCTCTGAAAAGATCAAGGAACTAGCTGTTCTTATTCAGCCAAACCTTAGTCATGGACACACTGCTCATGCAGCTAATGCTATATAGTATCATAAATGTAGACAAAATAATGTGTGGTTGCTGGTGAAAGTTTGCTCAAAAGCCAACAGAATCCAGGCAGCAGACCTTGTGTGGCAGGTGCCTCCAGACCTCCCCAGCGCTGACTGTGTCTTTTCTTCAGGGTGATGTCGATACGGGACGGAGTGAAGGCATAGCTGGACTGATCTGGTTGAATTAGATTCCTGAAACATCAGAAGATGGGACCATTGAACAAACCCTCAGAAACATACACTTGACCAGTGGATCAATGGAGATTAGGATGCCCATCAGAAAATCTTACCTGAGTTTAACCTGCCATTTAAAGACAGTGTTTGATCCACAATCCGGATGAAGGCGCAAAAAATTAGGATCACTGTGAACAGTTTCAATAATTAGTGTCATTGTAAGAATTGGAATCTTTATTCTGGACACTGTGTGTGGATGGCTCCTTCACCTGGTCTGGAAGAAAAGAGTGAAGTCTTGTTCCCTAAACAGCACCCTGGACGTCGTCCGGCAAATTTCTTTCATGTAGACATTAACCACCATCAGGTCTGTCCCTttctcataagagtcattcttGACAAACGTCAAGTTCACCATTGGCTCCGGACCTTAACACAAATCAATCATGAGAAATAAAGTATAGTAGATCCAGTACAGTAGATCAAGTATAGGAGATCCAGAATGAACTTTCCCCCACATCCACTCCAAACCCTGTGGGTGATCAATATCACCTTCAGTCACCGATTGATCACCCAAAGTGCAAGTCTGAGTTCAGCATGACTGTGCATGAGGTCAACTCACTACTGGAGAAAAAGCCTATATCTTATGGTTGTccttaaaagctgaagaattccAAATTAACTGTTATTTTGATAGTAAAATACAACAAAGCTATGTTTTCATGTAGCATGTCAATTCTGCATGGTATGTAAGACTCTCTCGCTTGCTCTATCTCTTtctttgcatgtgtgtgaaaAACAGTGCTCTCAGCAAAGCAACAGCAAGTGGTGCGGCTTCACACTACTGAATATCACACTGAGATGAACTAAGAAATGGCACAGATCTCTTGCCGGAGAGTGAACCttgccaaccccaaacttttgaactgtactgTATAATCTGATGTTGTGCTCTGATGAAAGAACAAATGATGCAACAATTGTTCTTAACTGA is drawn from Carassius auratus strain Wakin unplaced genomic scaffold, ASM336829v1 scaf_tig00215416, whole genome shotgun sequence and contains these coding sequences:
- the LOC113094727 gene encoding ubiquitin carboxyl-terminal hydrolase 19-like isoform X4, yielding MASSSTGPSESGRRRGQRGPDDVVSTSKKKQKDRANQESKEAKRATSATGSETRKDLFVDWKQNAHEVIVRLNCEDAGVLKVEDIDYAFSDSACHIRLPDGREWSCHLHEEIEASCSKLLYKEKINVLQIVMHKRIPLNTWPTFANKKKTEMVNILRENGSNHHQSITGQSEKSGQIIEKVPTGTSAEQKRGKPDRGLKRGMKGKQVELSESTVVKVAEIKSSAKADPINEPSAKRTTQASRNTKEPQLGPCSTKETQSKPAVNGKTHSLAVSSGDSASNAKDNKVQMQVKSQGRQASPREKEVDRRPKINVKVEENESKTVSSVCELKVAQQESSPLVKIATDERENRKDEKKPQVDAQIPKMLPSHDLLSGAPVSSASKREESPQKCCTEEKRDKSKEDPQGGSQEEDTEGPEPMVNLTFVKNDSYEKGTDLMVVNVYMKEICRTTSRVLFREQDFTLFFQTSDPNFLRLHPDCGSNTVFKWQVKLRNLIQPDQSSYAFTPSRIDITLKKRHSQRWGGLEAPATQVGGAKVVVPSSPSTLEKSQPGSSQHALPAKEEPRVGEEKAKPPRTPEDSGLDAVTPRSVSEHMSLKQEPTVVTPKPTCMVQPMTHTPPAGSERAEEVEEKKVCLPGFTGLVNLGNTCFMNSVIQSLSNTRELRDYFHDRGFESEINCSNPLGTGGRLAISFAVLLRALWKGTHHAFQPSKLKAIVASKASQFTGYAQHDAQEFMAFLLDGLHEDLNRIQNKPYTETVDSDGCQDEVVAEEAWQRHKMRNDSFIVDLFQGQYKSKLVCPVCSKVSITFDPFLYLPVPLPQKQKVLTVFYFAKEPHKKPVKFLVSVSKENSNTAEVLESISRSVRIKPENLRLAEVVKNRFNRIFSPPQSLDTVSPSDLLFCFEVLSKDLAKERVVLLKVQQRPLVPNIPITKCAGCMKPPASDDEKLKRCTRCYRVGYCNQACQKNHWPNHKTTCRPNVDNIGLPFLISVPESRLTCSRLTQLLEGYSRYSVNVFQPPFQSGRTSPEASLSHVDLDSMASNVSEGQEQEEEPSPAGEAESQAPQTETASVISAAGGDTLSTHTSDSGCCELATSSQDSLVEKETSCEKALKPEAVVTGYQQPSESATGSASQFYIAVLDSSQKEDRRLEDKGDAVLELPDDCTLELVWKNNERLKEYVLVRSKELEFDEDPGSATETSRAGHFTLEQCLNLFTKPEVLAPEEAWYCPKCQQHREASKQLLLWRLPNVLIIQLKRFSFRSFIWRDKINDMVDFPVRNLDLSKFCIGHKGDIQQPPIYDLYAVINHYGGMIGGHYTAYARLPSDKNSQRSDVGWRLFDDSTVTTVEESQVVTRYAYVLFYRRRNSPVERPSHLLGPRGAESSAATGGAASQASSQNLFGTDLDPDGPPRLSTEVTSDMFAHSGECAAPSYSSMEEVD
- the LOC113094727 gene encoding ubiquitin carboxyl-terminal hydrolase 19-like isoform X5, which encodes MKSDLFVDWKQNAHEVIVRLNCEDAGVLKVEDIDYAFSDSACHIRLPDGREWSCHLHEEIEASCSKLLYKEKINVLQIVMHKRIPLNTWPTFANKKKTEMVNILRENGSNHHQSITGQSEKSGQIIEKVPTGTSAEQKRGKPDRGLKRGMKGKQVELSESTVVKVAEIKSSAKADPINEPSAKRTTQASRNTKEPQLGPCSTKETQSKPAVNGKTHSLAVSSGDSASNAKDNKVQMQVKSQGRQASPREKEVDRRPKINVKVEENESKTVSSVCELKVAQQESSPLVKIATDERENRKDEKKPQVDAQIPKMLPSHDLLSGAPVSSASKREESPQKCCTEEKRDKSKEDPQGGSQEEDTEGPEPMVNLTFVKNDSYEKGTDLMVVNVYMKEICRTTSRVLFREQDFTLFFQTSDPNFLRLHPDCGSNTVFKWQVKLRNLIQPDQSSYAFTPSRIDITLKKRHSQRWGGLEAPATQEVLQVCDNSDAGAVGGAKVVVPSSPSTLEKSQPGSSQHALPAKEEPRVGEEKAKPPRTPEDSGLDAVTPRSVSEHMSLKQEPTVVTPKPTCMVQPMTHTPPAGSERAEEVEEKKVCLPGFTGLVNLGNTCFMNSVIQSLSNTRELRDYFHDRGFESEINCSNPLGTGGRLAISFAVLLRALWKGTHHAFQPSKLKAIVASKASQFTGYAQHDAQEFMAFLLDGLHEDLNRIQNKPYTETVDSDGCQDEVVAEEAWQRHKMRNDSFIVDLFQGQYKSKLVCPVCSKVSITFDPFLYLPVPLPQKQKVLTVFYFAKEPHKKPVKFLVSVSKENSNTAEVLESISRSVRIKPENLRLAEVVKNRFNRIFSPPQSLDTVSPSDLLFCFEVLSKDLAKERVVLLKVQQRPLVPNIPITKCAGCMKPPASDDEKLKRCTRCYRVGYCNQACQKNHWPNHKTTCRPNVDNIGLPFLISVPESRLTCSRLTQLLEGYSRYSVNVFQPPFQSGRTSPEASLSHVDLDSMASNVSEGQEQEEEPSPAGEAESQAPQTETASVISAAGGDTLSTHTSDSGCCELATSSQDSLVEKETSCEKALKPEAVVTGYQQPSESATGSASQFYIAVLDSSQKEDRRLEDKGDAVLELPDDCTLELVWKNNERLKEYVLVRSKELEFDEDPGSATETSRAGHFTLEQCLNLFTKPEVLAPEEAWYCPKCQQHREASKQLLLWRLPNVLIIQLKRFSFRSFIWRDKINDMVDFPVRNLDLSKFCIGHKGDIQQPPIYDLYAVINHYGGMIGGHYTAYARLPSDKNSQRSDVGWRLFDDSTVTTVEESQVVTRYAYVLFYRRRNSPVERPSHLLGPRGAESSAATGGAASQASSQNLFGTDLDPDGPPRLSTEVTSDMFAHSGECAAPSYSSMEEVD
- the LOC113094727 gene encoding ubiquitin carboxyl-terminal hydrolase 19-like isoform X2, with protein sequence MASSSTGPSESGRRRGQRGPDDVVSTSKKKQKDRANQESKEAKRATSATGSETRKDLFVDWKQNAHEVIVRLNCEDAGVLKVEDIDYAFSDSACHIRLPDGREWSCHLHEEIEASCSKLLYKEKINVLQIVMHKRIPLNTWPTFANKKKTEMVNILRENGSNHHQSITGQSEKSGQIIEKVPTGTSAEQKRGKPDRGLKRGMKGKQVELSESTVVKVAEIKSSAKADPINEPSAKRTTQASRNTKEPQLGPCSTKETQSKPAVNGKTHSLAVSSGDSASNAKDNKVQMQVKSQGRQASPREKEVDRRPKINVKVEENESKTVSSVCELKVAQQESSPLVKIATDERENRKDEKKPQVDAQIPKMLPSHDLLSGAPVSSASKREESPQKCCTEEKRDKSKEDPQGGSQEEDTEGPEPMVNLTFVKNDSYEKGTDLMVVNVYMKEICRTTSRVLFREQDFTLFFQTSDPNFLRLHPDCGSNTVFKWQVKLRNLIQPDQSSYAFTPSRIDITLKKRHSQRWGGLEAPATQEVLQVCDNSDAVGGAKVVVPSSPSTLEKSQPGSSQHALPAKEEPRVGEEKAKPPRTPEDSGLDAVTPRSVSEHMSLKQEPTVVTPKPTCMVQPMTHTPPAGSERAEEVEEKKVCLPGFTGLVNLGNTCFMNSVIQSLSNTRELRDYFHDRGFESEINCSNPLGTGGRLAISFAVLLRALWKGTHHAFQPSKLKAIVASKASQFTGYAQHDAQEFMAFLLDGLHEDLNRIQNKPYTETVDSDGCQDEVVAEEAWQRHKMRNDSFIVDLFQGQYKSKLVCPVCSKVSITFDPFLYLPVPLPQKQKVLTVFYFAKEPHKKPVKFLVSVSKENSNTAEVLESISRSVRIKPENLRLAEVVKNRFNRIFSPPQSLDTVSPSDLLFCFEVLSKDLAKERVVLLKVQQRPLVPNIPITKCAGCMKPPASDDEKLKRCTRCYRVGYCNQACQKNHWPNHKTTCRPNVDNIGLPFLISVPESRLTCSRLTQLLEGYSRYSVNVFQPPFQSGRTSPEASLSHVDLDSMASNVSEGQEQEEEPSPAGEAESQAPQTETASVISAAGGDTLSTHTSDSGCCELATSSQDSLVEKETSCEKALKPEAVVTGYQQPSESATGSASQFYIAVLDSSQKEDRRLEDKGDAVLELPDDCTLELVWKNNERLKEYVLVRSKELEFDEDPGSATETSRAGHFTLEQCLNLFTKPEVLAPEEAWYCPKCQQHREASKQLLLWRLPNVLIIQLKRFSFRSFIWRDKINDMVDFPVRNLDLSKFCIGHKGDIQQPPIYDLYAVINHYGGMIGGHYTAYARLPSDKNSQRSDVGWRLFDDSTVTTVEESQVVTRYAYVLFYRRRNSPVERPSHLLGPRGAESSAATGGAASQASSQNLFGTDLDPDGPPRLSTEVTSDMFAHSGECAAPSYSSMEEVD